Within Actinopolymorpha sp. NPDC004070, the genomic segment CGGGTGCTCGGTGTGCTCGGGGTGCTCGGGATCGGTGCGAACTCCTCGACGTGCGACGACATAGGGCTCCTAGCGCTCGGTGGTACGGCAGTGCGGGCGGTGCGCTGATACGGCGGCGCGGTGGTCAGCGTCCCTCGAAGCGGGGCGGCTTCTTGTCCACGAACGCCTGCATGCCGATCGTGCGGTCCTGCGTGGCGAACAGTGCGGCGAAGCTCTGGCGTTCGATCTCCAGGCCGGTGCCGAGGTCGACGTCCAGCCCCCGGTCGACGGCGGACTTGGCCGCACGCAGCGCCACCGCCGGCCCGCCGACGAACTGCGCCGCCCAGGCCCGGGCCGCGGCGTACACCGCGTCCGGCGCCTCGTCCTCGACCACCTCGTCCAGCAGTCCGACGGCCCGCGCCTGCGCGGCGTCGACCATCCGCCCGGTGAAGATCAGGTCCTTGGCCACCGACGGGCCCACCAGCCTCGCCAGCCGCTGGGTGCCGCCGGCGCCGGGAATCACGCCGAGCTTGATCTCGGGCTGTCCCAGGCGCGCCGTCGCGGCACCGACCCGCCGGTCGGCGGTCAGCGCCAGTTCGCAGCCGCCGCCGAGGGCGTACCCGGTGATCGCGGCCACCACCGGCTTGGGTATCCGGGCCACGCTGTCGAACGCCGAGGTCAGTCCGCGCGAGCGGACCTCCATGTCGGCGTAGGACATCGCCAGCATCTCCTTGATGTCGGCGCCCGCGGCGAACACCCGCTCGCCGCCGTAGAGCACCACAGCCGCCACGTCGTCCCGGTCGGTCGCCTCTCGCGCCGCCGCCCGGATCTGTTCCTGCATGGCGGTGTCCAGCGCGTTCATCGGCGGCCGGTCGAGCCGGATCGTGCCGACGCCGTCCTCCACCTCCAGCCGCACCCAGGTGTCCACTCGGGGCCTCCCCTGACGCCGTTCGGTGAGTCATCCGGCCGGTTTCGGCCTGCCACGACCCTAGGGCACCGGGCGTGGCGGATCGGCCGGGATGTCGGCTTTCTCCACGGCGGTAGGGGAGGGGCGCACGAGAGGGCGGCCGACGCGGCCGATGACGGTCAGCGGCCGATGCGTTCCGACGTTCGAAATCAAAGTTGCAGTAAGCAACCATATTCTGTGAAAGTCGACCGAACGCCCACAGAACAGGAGTGCTCACCCCGCGATGTCCGCGCCCGGTTCACATACCAGCGTCACAAGCCCGACCAGCCGTTCCACCGACCGTCAGCCCGCCGGCCCTGTCACCAGGCAGGCCGCCGGTGCGGTCCCCGGCCCCGCCACCAGCCCGGAGAGCCGGAAGGGCCTGGACAGTCCCGAAGGCCCGAAGAGACCGCCGGCCCCCTCCCCCGCGCCCGTCCCGGCAGCTGAACCCAGTGCGGTCAGCCCGGCCGCCGTGTCCAGCGCGGCCGAGCCCGGTGCGGCGGCGACCGCGGCGACGACCTCGACACCGCCCGCGTTCACCCACAAGGAGATCCTGGAGATCGTCTGGGCGCTGGTGCTGTGCCTGTTCGTCTCCTCGTTGTCCGGCACCGTCGTCGGCACCGCCCTCCCCACGATCGTGGGTGACCTCGGCGGTCAGGACCAGCTCGCCTGGGTGGCCAGCGCCACCCTCCTCACCACCACCGTCTCCACTCCGCTGTGGGGCAAGCTCTCCGACCTGTACGGCCGCAAACCGCTGATGCAGGTCTCCATCGCCGTCTTCGTGGTGACCTCGGCACTCGCCGGGCTGTCCCAGTCGATGGGCGAGATGATCGCCGCCCGGGCCGGGCAGGGCATCGGCGCCGGCGGCCTGATGGCGCTGTCCCAGGCGATCATGGCCGACATTGTGAGCCCGCGCGAGCGGGGCCGTTACTCCGGCTACCTCGGCGCGTCGTTCGGCGTGGCCACCGTCGCCGGCCCGCTGATCGGGGGCTTCCTCGTCGACGGACCCGGCTGGCGCTGGTGTTTCTACGTCGGCATCCCGATCGCCGTGCTCGCCTCGGTCGTCCTGCAGAAGACCCTGCACCTGCCGCGGGAACGCCGCAACACCCGGATCGACTGGCTCGGCGCCACCGTCATCACCGGCTCGGTGACCTCGCTGCTGTTGCTGGCCTCCCTCGGCGGCAAGGAGTTCGGGTGGGTGTCGGGCTGGTCGCTGCTGCTGGCGGCGATCTCCGTGGGTGGTCTGGTCGCGGCCGTACTCGTCGAACGCCGGGCCGCCGAACCCATCCTGCCTCCCAGGCTGTTCCGCAACCCCACCTTCAACCTCACCGGCACCGCGGCGTTCTTCACCGGCTTCGCGATGTTCGGCGCGATGATCTACCTGCCGCAGTACCTCCAGGTCGTGCGGGGCCAGAGCCCCACCGCGTCCGGGCTGCTGACGTTCCCGCTGGTCGTCGGGATGCTGTCGGTCTCGGTGCTGAGCGGCCGGGCGATCACGAAGTGGGGACGCTGGAAGGTGTTCCCACTGGTGGGCCTGACGCTCGTCGGCATCGGCACCGGGCTGCTGGCCACGCTGCGGGTGGACACCCCGATGGTCGCCGTCTGCGCCTACATGCTGGTGTTCGGAGCGGGTCTGGGCTTCACCATGCAGGTGCTGATCCTCGCGGTGCAGAACACCTCCGAGCGGCGCGACCTCGGGATCGCCACGTCCGCCTCGACGTTCTTCCGTTCCATGGGTGGAGCGGTGGGAGTCGCGGTGTTCGGCGCGGTGCTCAGCTCCCGGCTCACCTCGGCCATCCCCGAACTCCTCGCCGAGCACGGTGTGCGGGCGCGGCCGTCCGGGGGCTCCTCGGCGCCGCATCTGGGCACGCCCGCGGAGATCGCCCGGCTGTCCGAACCACTGCGGTCGGTCGTGCGGGAGGGCTTCACCCTCGGCCTGGACCGGATCTACCTGCTGGCGGTGCCGCTGGTGGTGCTGGCGTTCCTCGCCGTGCTCGCCGTACGCGAGGTCCCGCTGCGCGGTCGCGGACCCGACACCGGCAACGACTCCGGCGACCACCCTGGCGGCACCCGTCCTCGAGCCGCCGCGCGGGGCCGGCACCGGCGCTGAGGCCGGCCCGGCCTTCCATGGCCGCGCGCCCGGGTTCCCAACCGGGCGCGCGTCCTGGAAGGATCGCAACCGCGGAGCGAACCACCCGGTCGAGTCATCCGAACCACCGAACGATCCGAAGGGAAGTACGCCGATGCCGGACGTACAGGCCGTCGTTGCCCGAGCCAAGAACGAGCCGGTCCGCGTGGAGACCATCCACGTGCCCGACCCCGGACCCGGTGAGGCGCTGGTCAAGGTGCAGGCGTGCGGTGTGTGCCACACCGACCTGCACTACAAGCAGGGCGGGATCGGCGACGACTATCCGTACCTCCTCGGGCACGAGGCGGCCGGTGTCGTGGAGTCGGTCGGCGAGGGCGTCGACGACGTGGCGCCCGGCGACTTCGTGATCCTCAACTGGCGCGCGGTGTGCGGCAAGTGCCGGGCCTGTAAGCGTGGCCGGCCGTGGTACTGCTTCGACACCCACAACGCCAGGCAGAAGATGACGCTCGCCGACGGCACCGAACTCTCCCCCGCCCTCGGCATCGGCGCGTTCGCGGAGAAGACGCTGGTGGCCTCGGGCCAGTGCACGAAGGTCGACCCCGACACCCCGGCCACGGTCGCCGGCCTGCTCGGCTGCGGCGTGATGGCCGGGCTGGGCGCGGCCCTCAACACCGGCAACGTCCAGCGCGGCGACTCGGTCGCGGTGTTCGGCTGCGGCGGCGTGGGTGACGCCGCGGTCGCCGGCGCCAGCCTCGGCGGCGCGACGACCGTGATCGCGGTGGACGTGGACGACCGCAAGCTCGAGTGGGCCCGCCAGTTCGGGGCCACCCACACGGTGAACGCCCGCAACGAGGACGCCGTGGAACGGATCCAGGCGCTGACCGGCGGGTTCGGCGTCGACCTGGCGATCGAGGCGATCGGCCTGCCCGAGACGTACAAGCAGGCCTTCTACGCCCGCGACCTCGCCGGCACGGTCGTCCTGGTCGGCGTACCCACCCCGGAGCAGAAGCTCGAGCTTCCGTTCATCGACTTCTTCGCCCGCGGCGGATCGCTCAAGTCGTCGTGGTACGGCGACTGCCTGCCCGAGCGCGACTTCCCGACGCTGATCGACCTCTACCGTCAGGGCCGGCTGCCGCTGGACGCCTTCGTCAGCGAGGAGATCGGCATCGGCGACGTCGAGGAGGCGTTCACCAAGATGCACGCGGGCGACGTGCTGCGGTCCGTGGTGGTGATGAAGTGAGCGTACGCATCGAGAACGTGGTCACCTCCGGGACGTTCAGCCTGGACGGCGGCACCTGGGACGTCGACAACAACGTCTGGCTGGTCGGCGACGACGACGAGGTGCTGGTGATCGACCCCGCCCACGACGCCGAGGCGATCCGCGCGGCGGTCGGCGACCGTCGGGTCACCGCGATCGTGTGCACGCACGGGCACGACGACCACATCGGCGCGGCACGCGACCTGGCCGAGACGGCGAAGGCACCGGTCTGGCTGCACCCGGCGGACCGGATGCTGTGGGACGTCGTGCACCCCGACGCCGCACCGGACGCCGACCTCGCCGACGGGCAGGAGTTCGCGGTGGGCGACGTCACGCTCACGGCCGTCCACACACCGGGTCACTCACCCGGCGGCGTCTGCCTGTCGGCACCCGCGCTGGGCGCGGTGTTCAGCGGCGACACGTTGTTCGCCGGCGGACCGGGCGCCACCGGTCGTTCGTTCTCCGACTTCCCCACGATCATCGACTCGATCCGGGACCGGCTGCTCACGTTGCCGCCGGAGACCGTCGTGCACACCGGTCACGGTGACACCACCACGATCGGCGCCGAGCGGCCGCACCTGCAGGAGTGGGTCGACCGAGGCCACTGACAGACCCGCTCGTGGTCCTACGAACGCCGATGCCGGCGACGGTTTCACGCCGTCGCCGGCATCGTCATTCGTGGCGGGGATCATCGGAGCCTGTCCAGCCCGCAAGGACCGGTTGACGGTGTTCCGGTGGGATTGACAGACCCTAGCGGCGCAACGCGCCGTTGACGGGGAGCAGGACGCTGTACAGCGACGTGGTGGCGGCGATGAACAGCCGGTTGCGGCGCGGGCCGCCGAACTCCACGTTGGCCACCGTCTCCGGCACGAGGATCTTTCCGAGCAGCGTCCCGTCGGGGTGGTAGCAGTGCACGCCGTCGGCCGCGCTGGTCCAGATCCGCCCGGCGGTGTCCAGCCGGAAGCCGTCGAACAACCCCGACGTACAGGTGGCGAACTCCTTGCCGCCGCTCAGCGTCCCGTCGGCGGCGACGTCGAAGACCCGCATGTGCCGGGGCCCGCCCCGGTGGTGCGTCGAGCCGGTGTCGGAGACGTAGAGGCGGGTCTCGTCGGGTGAGAACGCCAGGCCGTTGGGGCGTACGAAGTCGTCGGCGACGATGCGCACCTCCCCCGTCGTCGCGTCCCAGCGGTAGACGTGGCAGGCGCCGATCTCACTGTCGGCCTGGTGACCCTCGTAGTCGCTGTCGATGCCGTACGCCGGGTCGGTGAACCACACCGACCCGTCGGACTTCACCACCACGTCGTTGGGGCTGTTGTAGCGCTTCCCGCCGAAGTTGTCGGTGAGCACCGTCAGCGAGCCGTCGTGCTCGGTCCGGGTGACCCGCCGGTTGCCGTGTTCGCAGGTGACCAGGCGCCCCTGCCGGTCGACTGTGTTGCCGTTGGTGAACCCCGCCGGCTCCCGGAACACCCCGACCGCCCCGGTGGTCTCGTCCCAGCGCAGCATCCGGTCGTTGGGGATGTCGCTCCACACGAGGTAGCGGCCCGCCGGGAAGTACGCCGGCCCCTCCGCCCAGCGGCAGCCCTGGTAGAGGCGCTCCACCTGGGCGCTGGTCTTGACGAGGGTCGAGAACCGCTCGTCGATGATCTCGAACCTCTCGGCGACGCCGGGCATACGTGCCTCCTGATCTCCACTCCGATGCGCACTCCCGCACTCCGACCCGTCCGGGCGGGGATGTTCTGGTGCGAACGTAGCGACCCGGACGTGGCGGGCGCGACCGGCAGGTGCCAGGGTGCCGACCTTGGCCGTCGGTCGCCGTCCGGCCACGGCTCGCAGCCGGGCCGCCCTCGGCTTCGGCCGCCTTCGGCGGGACCCGCGAGCACCTATACTTTTGCTGCGCCGCGACCCGGAGCCCGCACTTTTCGCGAGACCTGGGCGCGGACGCGAAAGGTTCTGAAAAGCACCAAAGCACACAACCACGCACCCACACCGAAAGCCGTCTGGTATCTCCGATGCGAGAACTGGAACGGAACCGAGACGCCCCTGACCAGGGGGCGCCGACCGGGCTGCGCAGCCTCGCCGTGATCGGCGCCGGCCGCACCGGCGGTTCTGTCACACCCGCCGCCCGCGCCGCCGGGCTCGACGTCCGCGTCGGCACCCGGGGCACCGTCGCCGACGCCGCAGGTGGCTCCGACGTCACGTTGCTGTGCGTCCCCGACGAGTCGATCTCCGCCGTCTGCGCCGAGGTCGCCGCTGCGACCCACCTCCCCGCCTACGTCGGTCACGTCAGCGGTGCCACCGGCCTGGACGCCCTGGCGCCCGCCGCGGACCGTGGAGCGCAGACGTTCCGGTTGCACCCGCTGCAGACCATCCCGGCGGCGGGGACCAGCCTGGCCGGGGTCGCGGCGGCGGTCACCGGGTCCAGCCCGGCCTCGGCCGACGTCGCCCGCGCGCTCGCCCGCCGGCTCGGGATGGTGCCGTTCGACCTGCCCGAGGAGCACCGGGCCGCCTACCACGCGGGTGCGGTGTTCGCGTCCAACTTCGTACTGGCCCTGGCGGAGACGGCGGCCGGCCTGCTCACCCGCGCCGGGGTGAAGGACGCCCGGGCGGCCCTCACGCCGTTGGTGCTGAGTACGGCCGCGAACTGGGCCAACTCGGGCCCGGCCGCGCTGACCGGCCCCATCGCCCGGGGCGACGAGGAGACCGTGCGCGCCCACCAGGAGGCGCTGGCCGACCTCGCCCCCGACCTGCTGCCGGCCTACGCAGCGCTTGCCGACCGCACCCGCGCCGTCGCCGCGGACCCGAGCTCGCCGAAGTCGGCGAAGCTCTCCGAGTCCCTTGCCCACAAGGGACTGTCCGACCAGCACCACCCAGGAGGTACGCCGGTGTCCACCCCGAAGATCGTCCGGACCCGGGAGGAGTTGCGGGCGGCGCTGGCACCCGCTCGCCGGTCCGGCGCCCGGATCGGCCTCGTACCCACCATGGGCTTCCTGCACGAGGGGCACGCCAGCCTGCTGCGTGCCGCCCGGGAACGCAGCGACGTCGTGGTGATGAGCCTGTTCGTCAATCCCACGCAGTTCGGCCCGAACGAGGACCTCGCGGCCTACCCACGCGACGAGTCGGCCGACCTCGCCGTGGCCGCCGCTGCCGGTGTCGACCTGGTGTACGCACCGGCCGCGGACCACGTGTATCCGCCCGGGTTCGCCACCACCGTCGAGGTCGGCGGCGAGCTCACCGGCGTGCTCTGCGGCGATCCCGCGCGCCGGGGCGCCGCCCACTTCCGTGGCGTCACCACCGTGGTGGCCAAGCTGCTCAACGCCGTCGGCCCGGACGTGGCGTTCTTCGGCCAGAAGGACGCCCAGCAGGCGATCGTCGTCCAGGCGATGGTGCGCGACCTCGAGCTCCCCGTCGAGATCGCGGTCCTGCCCACCGTGCGCGAGCCGGACGGCCTGGCGATGAGTTCGCGCAACGTCTACCTCACCGCCGAGGAACGCGTCCGGGCCCGGGCACTGAACCAGGCCCTGACCGCGGCCGACCGCACCGCCCGTGCCGCTGGCACGGGATTGAGCACCCGGGACGCACTGGCCGCCGCCGGGAAGGTGCTCGCCGACGCCGGAGTCGAACCGGAGTACCTCGAGGCCCGTGACGCGGAGAACCTCACCGTGGCGGAGCGGTTCGGCGACCGCCCCGTCCTGATCGCGGTCGCCGCCCGGGTGGGCCGCGCCCGGCTGATCGACAACGTTGTCGTCCACGTGGGCCACGTAGCTCGGGAAACCCGAGAAGCTCGAGAAGCCCAGGAAGTCCGAGGAGCATGACCATGCAGCGCACCATGCTGAAGTCCAAGATCCACCGCGCCACGGTGACCGCGTGCGACGTGGACTACGTGGGCAGCATCACCATCGACACCGACCTCATGCGGGCCGCCGACCTGCTGCCCAACGAGCAGGTGCACGTGTGGGACGTCGACAACGGCGCCCGCTTCGTCACCTACGTACTGGAGGGCGCGCCGGGCTCGGGCTCCATGCAGGTCAACGGCGCGGCCGCGCTGCTGGTGGAGCGGGGCCACAAGGTGATCGTGGCGTCGTTCGCGAGCTTCGACGCGGCCGAGCTCGCCACCCACGACCCCGCGGTCGTGCACGTGGACGCCGGCAACGCCATCGCCCTGGTCGGCTCCGACGCCGGGGTGCTGATGGACTCCCCGCTCGCGTCCGCCGCCGGTTTCGAACGGAGCGTCCCGTGAGCACCCGGCCCGCGACCGGTTCCGGAGCAGGCACCGACGGAGCCGCTCCGGCCCGGGCCCGGCTCACCGTCGGCTCGCTCGCCCAGCTGAAGGCGACCGGCATGCCGATCACGATGGTGACGGCCTACGACTTTCCCTCCGCCCGGGTCGCGCAGGACGCCGAGGTCGACGTGGTGCTGGTCGGCGACTCCGCCGCGATGACCGTGCTGGGCCACGACTCGACGCTGCCGGTCGGGATGACCGAGATGCTGGTGCTCGCGGCCGCGGTCCGGCGTGGCCTGCGTACGCCTCTGCTGGTCGCCGACCTGCCGTTCGGGTCGTACGAGCGGTCCGACGAGCTCGCGATCGACAACGCCCAGCGGTTCGTCAAGGAGGCCGGGGCGGACGCGGTGAAGCTGGAACGCGGTGGCACCTCCGCCGACCGGGCCCGGGCGATCGTCGCCGCCGGCGTACCCGTGATGGGTCACGTCGGGCTCACCCCGCAGACGGCCGGCCAACTGGGCGGCTTCCGCGCCCAGGGCCGCACCGCCGCGGGGGCGACGCGCATCGCCGAGGAGGCCCTTGCCCTGCAGGAGGCCGGCTGCTTCGCCCTGGTGCTGGAGGCGATCCCGGCGGCGGTCACCGAGCAGCTGATGCCGTACCTCCACATCCCGGTGATCGGCATCGGCGCCGGGCCGGCCACCGACGGGCAGGTGCTGGTGTTCCACGACCTGCTGGGGATGTCGGCCGGCACCCCCGCGAGGTTCGTCAAGCGGTACGCCGACCTGCACGAGCAGATGGTGCGTGCCGTCGGCACGTACGCCGAGGAGGTGCGGATCGGGAAGTACCCCGGACCCGAGCACACCTACCGCATCGACGCCGAGGAGCTGCGGGCGTTCAGGGAGAGCCTGGCCGCGCGGGCGGTCTGAAGGTCCGGCGCGGTCTGCGGTCTGCCCTGCGGCCCTAGCCCGGCGCGAGACTCGGGAAGCCGTCGATCTCCAGGTCCAGCTCGACGGCCTGCGTCAAAGTGTTCTTGACGGTGCACGCGCCGAGCACCGCCCGCAGCGCGGGTACGCGTTCGGGCGGCAGGTCCGGCGGCACCACGACCCGCACGTGCACCGCCTGCACCCGGGCCGGACCGTCCGCCGCCATCGACGATGTCGCGCGGACCACCAGTCCCTCGGTGCCGACGCCGTGCCGGGTGAGGAACCGTCCGGCGAAGACGGCGACGCAGGCCGCCAGCGAGCCGATCAGCAATTCCACCGGGGTCGGCGCGGTGTCGGTCCCGCCCTCCTCGCGCGGCTGATCGACGTGCAGTTGGTGCCCGCGTACCTCCACGACGTACGCGTCGCCCTCCAGCGGGCGGACCTCGACCGGCGCCGGCTCGTGGCTGCTCACCGGCGGGCCGCCCGTACGACCGCGACCGAGCAGTGCGCGTGGTGCAGCAGGGACTCGGCCACCGAACCGAGCAGCATGCGTTCCAGGCCGCCGCGACCACGCGACCCGACGACGACCAGCTCCGCGCCCCGCGACGACTCCGACAGCAGCACCGCGGCGCGCCCCTCCAGCACGCTGGTGGTCACCGCGACGTCCGGGTACTTGGACCGGAAGCCGGCGAGGGACTCCGCGAGCCACACCATGTGCTCGTCGCGTCGGCGGGAGAAGGCGTCCGCGTCCCACTGCGCCTCGTCGGGGTGTTCCAGCCGCCAGCAGTGGATGGCGACCAGCGGCAGGCTGCGGCCGGCGGCCTCCTCGAATGCGAACTCCACCGCGCGTTCGGAGCACTCCGACCCGTCCACTCCCACGATCACCCGCGGGCCGGCCGGTGAGTGTTCCTTCGATGCCCGGGCCACGATCACCGGACAGCGTGCGTGGTGGGCGACGGCCGACCCCACCGAGCCGAGCACCACCGAGGCCACCGTCGACCGCGCCCGCGAACCCACCACGATCAGCTCGGCGCCCGCGTCCTCGGCCTCCCCGAGAATCGCCGGTGCCGGCCGGTCGGCGACCACGGCTCTGGACACCTGGTCGGGGTCGAGCTGGTCGCGGGCGATGGTCACCGCCGCGTCCACGTCGGCGGTCTCAGCTTCGGTGTCCAGCTCGTCGATGCCGCGCATCGGGGCGGGAAGCTCGTGGGAGACGACGATGCGCAGGGGAAGCATCCGGTTGCGGGCTTCCTCGATGGCCCACTGCAGGGCCAGCCGGCTCTCCGCCGTTCCGTCGACGCCCACCACCACGGGGTGCCGGTTCCGATCGGTCATCGCAGGGCCTCCTCCCGCGGCCGGGCCGGCGGCTGGGTGGCCGGGCGGCGAGCCTGCGGAACGCGGATGCGCCGGCGAATGCGGTCCCTGGTCTTGTTCCCGGTCCCCTCCCCGGGGCCGTCGCCGGCCGGGACGGGAACGAGTGCGACCGGGCACCGGGCCCGGTTGATCGCCGTGCATCCGAGGGTGGAACCGAGGAGTCCACTGACGCCCGCGTCCCGGCTGCCGACCACGAGCAGGTCCGGCGGCCGCGCGATCCGCAGCGGCCCGGCCACCGTGCCGTCGCCCTGCGCGACCGCGACCTCCACGTCGGGGAAGGCCGAGCGGTGGGACACCAGCAGCGCCTCGACCTCATCCACGGCCGGTGCGCTCACCCCGTGCACGTGGGTGTCCAGGGCGCGGGTCCACCACTTGTCTCCGCGTGGCGGCACGGGCACGGCGAGCAGCCGGGCACCGCGCCGGGCGGCCACGTCGAACCCGAACCCCATCACGGCCCGTGTCGACGCCCCGCCGTCCACGCCGACCACCACGTGGGCGTCCAGCCCGTCCAGCAGGTGCCCGTCGCCCACCGGCAGACCCGACAGCGCCGGCGGCCCCTGCAGCCCGGGCAGTTCCGGCAGATTCGGCAAGCCCGTCAGGCCGGTCAGGCTCGTCAGGCCCGTCAGGCCCGTCGAAGTCGGGCGGGCCGACCTGCTGTCCTGCCGGGCGAGGACCACCGGCGGTACCGGTCGTCCCTCCCGCCCGGCTCGGTGCGCACCACGAAGGAACGCGAGCAGCACGCCCCTCCCCCGGGTGCCCACGACGACGAGAGCGGGATCGGCGACCGCCTGGCCGAGTACGTCGGGCAGCGGACCGGCGGCGGCCCAGGCGTACGCCTGCAGCGTGGGTTGCAGCGCCACCGCCGTCGCGACCGCGGCGTCGGCCAGCCGCCAGGCCCGTTCCCGGGTCGTCGGCGTCCCGCCCTCGTCGTCGTCGACGGCCCTCTGGCCGTCGCCCGGACCGGATTCACTTCCCACCGGCCCGTCGGCGGGTCGCCGGTCGGTACGAGGACGTTCGCCGTACGCCTGCACCACCACCAGTGGCAGCTGGCGGAGGACGGCCTCGCGGGCGGCCCAGTGCAACGCGGGGCTGGCCAGCGCCACCCCGTCGAACGTCACCACGACCGCCCGCGCGGGACGCGGCTGCCGACCGGTCATCGAACGTCCCCCGATCTTTCCCCGCCCCTGGTGGCGACCCAGGCGCCAGACTCGTCCGGCACGTACGGGTCGACGTAGAGACCAAGGTCCCGTACCGGCGAGTCCTTGGCCCTCGCCGGTTGCGAGAGCCGGCTCGAGGACCCGCCATGGTCAAGAGGTCCGTGCCGCCGGGTTCATACCCACCGGCCCCGGCTCGGACGCCAGGATCTGCGCGCCGGCCCCACGCGAGCACAGGGAACGGGCCCTAATCCTCTGTAGGTCCCGGACCGGCGCGCGGACGCTTGGACCGGGGGTGCGGGCCTGTCGCCGGACGGCCCGCCGTTGACACATGGCCGACTCATGAAACCGACGTTCACGCTGGGCCGCGTCGCCGGGATCTCGATCGGCGTGCACTGGTCGGTCCTGGTGATGATGCTGCTGGTCACCGAGATCGTGGCGGTGGCCATCCTTCCGGTGCAGGCGCCGATCGCCAGTACGGCGGTCGACTGGGTGGCCGGGGTGCTGGCGGCGGTCGCGTTCCTCGCGTCCCTGCTGGCGCACGAGCTCGCCCACGCGGTGGTCGCCCGGCGGTACGGCATGCCCGCCGACCGGATCACCCTGTGGCTGCTAGGCGGGGTGACCGAGCTCGGCACCAACCCGCCCAGCCCGCGCGCCGCCTTCCTGGTCGCCGGCGCGGGCCCGGCGGCCAGCCTGGTCCTCGGCGCGGTGCTCGGCGGGCTGGCCGCGGGTGCCGCCCTGCTCTCGCTGCCGACCGTGCTCCGCGAGGTGCTGACCTGGCTGGGGTTCGTGAACCTGGTGCTCGGCGTGTTCAACCTGCTGCCCGGTGCGCCGCTGGACGGCGGCCGGCTGCTGCAGGCCGGACTGTGGAAGCGCTCCGGCGACCGGGCCAGGGCCGGAGTCTCGGCCGCTCGGGCCGGCCGGTTCCTCGGCATGACGCTGATCGCCCTCGGTGTGTTCCAGCTCGTGGCCGGCCAACTGGTCAGCGGTCTGTGGCTGGCCCTGATCGGCTGGTTCCTGGTCATGTCCGCGCTGTCGGAGGAGTCGACGACCGGGCTGCGTGAACGCCTGACCGGCGTGCGGCTGCGGGACGTGATGAGCCCGCAGCCGGTGACCGCCCCATCGTGGTGGACGGTGGACACCTTCCTGGAAAGGGTCGCCGAACACGACCACCACCGGACCTTCCCGGTGGTGGACATGGAGGGCCGGCCCGTACGGCTGGTCACCCTCACCGACCTGGTCCGCGTGCCCGAGCAGACGCGGGGCACCACCAGGCTCGCCGACCTCGGCCGGCCGCTGCGACCGGACGGGACCGCCGGCCCCGAGGACCTGCTGACGGAGCTCCCGGCGGGTACGTGGCAGCTGTCCGGCCGCGGGATGCTGCTGGTCGTCGAGGGCGGTCACGTGGTCGGCATCGTGAACACCCACGACGTGAACCGCGCCGTCGAGCTCGCCAACCTCGGCCACCTGCCCCGCCCCGGCGACGGCTCGGCCGGCGAACAGCCGAATCAGGCGGGGCATGCGGGTCAATCGGGCCGAACGGGTCAGGGCACCTCGAGCCCGTACGTACCCGAGCAACGGCCCGGCGGTTGACCGCCCGCCCGCACCACC encodes:
- a CDS encoding universal stress protein; its protein translation is MTDRNRHPVVVGVDGTAESRLALQWAIEEARNRMLPLRIVVSHELPAPMRGIDELDTEAETADVDAAVTIARDQLDPDQVSRAVVADRPAPAILGEAEDAGAELIVVGSRARSTVASVVLGSVGSAVAHHARCPVIVARASKEHSPAGPRVIVGVDGSECSERAVEFAFEEAAGRSLPLVAIHCWRLEHPDEAQWDADAFSRRRDEHMVWLAESLAGFRSKYPDVAVTTSVLEGRAAVLLSESSRGAELVVVGSRGRGGLERMLLGSVAESLLHHAHCSVAVVRAARR
- the panB gene encoding 3-methyl-2-oxobutanoate hydroxymethyltransferase encodes the protein MSTRPATGSGAGTDGAAPARARLTVGSLAQLKATGMPITMVTAYDFPSARVAQDAEVDVVLVGDSAAMTVLGHDSTLPVGMTEMLVLAAAVRRGLRTPLLVADLPFGSYERSDELAIDNAQRFVKEAGADAVKLERGGTSADRARAIVAAGVPVMGHVGLTPQTAGQLGGFRAQGRTAAGATRIAEEALALQEAGCFALVLEAIPAAVTEQLMPYLHIPVIGIGAGPATDGQVLVFHDLLGMSAGTPARFVKRYADLHEQMVRAVGTYAEEVRIGKYPGPEHTYRIDAEELRAFRESLAARAV
- a CDS encoding OsmC family protein, coding for MSSHEPAPVEVRPLEGDAYVVEVRGHQLHVDQPREEGGTDTAPTPVELLIGSLAACVAVFAGRFLTRHGVGTEGLVVRATSSMAADGPARVQAVHVRVVVPPDLPPERVPALRAVLGACTVKNTLTQAVELDLEIDGFPSLAPG
- the panC gene encoding pantoate--beta-alanine ligase; the encoded protein is MRELERNRDAPDQGAPTGLRSLAVIGAGRTGGSVTPAARAAGLDVRVGTRGTVADAAGGSDVTLLCVPDESISAVCAEVAAATHLPAYVGHVSGATGLDALAPAADRGAQTFRLHPLQTIPAAGTSLAGVAAAVTGSSPASADVARALARRLGMVPFDLPEEHRAAYHAGAVFASNFVLALAETAAGLLTRAGVKDARAALTPLVLSTAANWANSGPAALTGPIARGDEETVRAHQEALADLAPDLLPAYAALADRTRAVAADPSSPKSAKLSESLAHKGLSDQHHPGGTPVSTPKIVRTREELRAALAPARRSGARIGLVPTMGFLHEGHASLLRAARERSDVVVMSLFVNPTQFGPNEDLAAYPRDESADLAVAAAAGVDLVYAPAADHVYPPGFATTVEVGGELTGVLCGDPARRGAAHFRGVTTVVAKLLNAVGPDVAFFGQKDAQQAIVVQAMVRDLELPVEIAVLPTVREPDGLAMSSRNVYLTAEERVRARALNQALTAADRTARAAGTGLSTRDALAAAGKVLADAGVEPEYLEARDAENLTVAERFGDRPVLIAVAARVGRARLIDNVVVHVGHVARETREAREAQEVRGA
- a CDS encoding universal stress protein, with the protein product MTGRQPRPARAVVVTFDGVALASPALHWAAREAVLRQLPLVVVQAYGERPRTDRRPADGPVGSESGPGDGQRAVDDDEGGTPTTRERAWRLADAAVATAVALQPTLQAYAWAAAGPLPDVLGQAVADPALVVVGTRGRGVLLAFLRGAHRAGREGRPVPPVVLARQDSRSARPTSTGLTGLTSLTGLTGLPNLPELPGLQGPPALSGLPVGDGHLLDGLDAHVVVGVDGGASTRAVMGFGFDVAARRGARLLAVPVPPRGDKWWTRALDTHVHGVSAPAVDEVEALLVSHRSAFPDVEVAVAQGDGTVAGPLRIARPPDLLVVGSRDAGVSGLLGSTLGCTAINRARCPVALVPVPAGDGPGEGTGNKTRDRIRRRIRVPQARRPATQPPARPREEALR
- the panD gene encoding aspartate 1-decarboxylase; the encoded protein is MQRTMLKSKIHRATVTACDVDYVGSITIDTDLMRAADLLPNEQVHVWDVDNGARFVTYVLEGAPGSGSMQVNGAAALLVERGHKVIVASFASFDAAELATHDPAVVHVDAGNAIALVGSDAGVLMDSPLASAAGFERSVP